One Algibacter sp. L3A6 genomic region harbors:
- a CDS encoding LytR/AlgR family response regulator transcription factor, which yields MIKAVIIEDEFNALNTLDKLIKYTQKDIEVIAKIDNITEATAFLKSQTPDLVFMDIELIGGNAFQILEALDSIAFKIIFTTAYDEFAIKAIKFDTIDYLLKPIDSEELSECIDRFRVAFKKEQVYKSAIDKVSEINEKEHQKTLLIKTADAQYFLQIKDIIRCQSDGSYTIFHTVDKKIMSARNLKYYENILSEHTFVRVHQSHLVNVKYIKTISANNTVSLTNDEKIPVATRKKSYLKQLLDTL from the coding sequence ATGATAAAAGCCGTTATAATAGAAGATGAGTTTAATGCTCTAAATACCTTAGACAAACTTATTAAATACACTCAAAAAGATATTGAGGTTATTGCTAAAATAGATAACATTACAGAAGCAACCGCCTTTTTAAAAAGCCAAACTCCAGATTTAGTTTTTATGGATATTGAGCTTATTGGTGGTAATGCGTTTCAAATTTTAGAAGCTTTAGATAGTATTGCTTTCAAAATAATTTTCACAACAGCTTATGATGAGTTTGCTATAAAAGCCATTAAATTCGACACTATAGATTACTTATTAAAACCTATAGATTCTGAAGAATTATCAGAATGTATTGACCGTTTTAGGGTTGCCTTTAAAAAAGAACAAGTTTATAAAAGTGCCATCGATAAGGTTTCGGAAATTAACGAAAAAGAACATCAAAAAACCCTATTAATTAAAACAGCCGATGCGCAATATTTTCTTCAAATAAAAGATATTATCCGTTGTCAGTCCGATGGTAGTTACACCATTTTCCATACGGTAGATAAAAAAATAATGAGTGCGCGCAACCTTAAATACTACGAAAACATTTTAAGTGAACACACTTTTGTTAGAGTACACCAATCGCATTTAGTAAACGTTAAATACATAAAAACGATTAGCGCGAACAATACAGTATCCCTAACAAACGACGAAAAAATACCAGTAGCAACTCGAAAAAAATCTTATCTAAAACAACTTTTAGACACTCTATAA